The Crocosphaera subtropica ATCC 51142 genome includes a window with the following:
- a CDS encoding FixH family protein gives MKKIITLILPISLLMIACSSPSTDTQTQSETAPETETTATEESTETTTETETMATEENTAMVALVSPEEEIPMGDAELILEVKDSTSGETVPVENIEVSSTMPMEGEEPMISKVEIEPTETPGQFKVKTNFGMAGTWNLAAKVKDTKYQGENEIVVEVK, from the coding sequence ATGAAGAAAATCATCACTTTAATTTTACCTATTAGCTTATTAATGATTGCTTGTAGTTCTCCTTCTACTGATACTCAAACTCAGTCAGAAACGGCTCCTGAAACTGAGACAACTGCAACAGAAGAAAGTACAGAAACTACCACTGAAACTGAGACAATGGCAACAGAAGAAAACACAGCAATGGTTGCTTTAGTAAGTCCAGAAGAAGAGATTCCTATGGGAGATGCAGAACTAATTTTAGAAGTTAAAGACAGCACTTCTGGGGAAACGGTACCGGTTGAAAACATCGAAGTCAGTTCAACAATGCCCATGGAAGGGGAAGAACCCATGATTTCTAAAGTAGAAATTGAACCCACAGAAACCCCTGGACAATTTAAAGTTAAAACCAATTTCGGTATGGCTGGAACTTGGAATTTAGCCGCAAAGGTTAAAGATACAAAATATCAAGGAGAAAATGAGATTGTTGTAGAAGTTAAATAA
- a CDS encoding efflux RND transporter permease subunit, which translates to MKTFFTRWSIRNPVVTLALYIGVIILSILTLIIIPVRMMPYVQSPLVAIITMAEGQTPTEVETYISKPIEQRLTVLDGVRFVRSSSQQDMSLVTIQFAWGGDIDTAVQEVQSVMKAAEGDLPLDGINTRSYWVLPIDPLNRPVLTLALKGEGWDSLQLREFADNTLVDRLTQVTDVQAVSIFGGYRRQLQVIVDRQKLGAYGLSILDVRDAIDKNNVSEGAGVLTRGDTEILVRADDRALNAQMVRDYPLYEMGGRIVYVRDVAEVKDTYEEKRSGYRYNGQSALAVNIIQKPDSSSPKVIERVRKELAKIEAQYPGIEFQEAYDNSFLVELIKDSTTGELLISVLLAGVVILVFLEDFRATAIVMISIPMSLGLSILPFIPISMSLNSSTLVGMMMAIGKLVDDSIIVIDSIDRHLKLGKSPRKAAIEGTGEVFLASAAASCTMIAALLPTVLAGGLTGLMFVGLVYPMVFAFISSLLVSITLIPLLAAFFLKPLGKTKKQKRTWLQWLLSPFHYGFVALEKSYGWLLNLSLKNREITLAIAGAFIVLAFALYPFIPQEMMPLGDSGQFMATIELEPGVSFQKTDETAKQFETIILEQPEIDKVSSEIGFEFTRNSTYFSAYSMGGVNAASMIVTLKPLGERQRDIWQVMDAIETQANATIPGIRRIAMKEMGVDVMATSAAPIQIAVYGEDLNILHGLAQQVLNIAENNPDIVMTHTSSSLNQPEYQLKIDRRRAQELGLSLAMVTEQAKYALNGGYTRSFYNRPNLRQNTILVRYNQQNRGNFQDLASTYLTTPNGEQIPLSMVARLEPSQGPTLVERVNGRRVVYVNGFYRKRNPASMNLSMAVAMEAAEAITFPPGYGLDSMGDMTDMMIEFDRLLKGLVVSLVLIYLILVIQFGSFIQPLVMMLSIPLELVGVFGALLLAKQTLSTVSILGIIILSGIAVSSAILLLELILTKRQKGVPRMQAIRESGPVRLKAIFMTTLTTMIVVVRLAFYPETGMDAYSPIATVILGGLTVSTLLTLIVIPVVYTFVDDFIMGVKKLTKKMNKIKA; encoded by the coding sequence ATGAAAACCTTTTTTACTCGGTGGTCTATTCGTAACCCTGTTGTTACCCTTGCGCTATATATTGGGGTGATCATTCTATCTATTCTTACCCTTATTATTATCCCTGTGCGGATGATGCCTTATGTACAAAGTCCCCTAGTAGCTATCATAACTATGGCCGAGGGACAAACCCCCACAGAAGTCGAAACCTACATCAGTAAACCTATTGAACAACGGTTGACGGTATTAGATGGGGTGAGGTTTGTGCGATCGAGTTCTCAACAGGATATGTCTTTAGTCACCATTCAGTTTGCTTGGGGTGGGGATATTGATACGGCAGTGCAAGAAGTACAAAGCGTGATGAAGGCAGCCGAAGGAGATTTACCTTTAGATGGCATAAATACCCGTTCTTATTGGGTTTTACCCATAGATCCCTTAAATCGTCCCGTTTTGACTTTAGCTTTGAAAGGAGAAGGATGGGACTCCCTGCAGTTGCGGGAGTTTGCTGATAATACCTTAGTCGATCGCCTGACACAAGTGACGGATGTACAAGCAGTGTCTATTTTTGGGGGATATCGGCGACAGTTGCAGGTTATTGTCGATCGCCAAAAGTTAGGGGCCTATGGGTTATCTATTTTAGATGTTCGGGATGCCATCGATAAAAACAACGTTAGCGAGGGTGCAGGGGTCTTAACGAGGGGGGATACAGAAATCTTAGTTAGGGCAGATGATCGGGCGTTAAATGCCCAAATGGTGCGAGATTATCCCCTCTATGAGATGGGGGGAAGAATCGTTTATGTTCGGGATGTGGCAGAGGTCAAAGATACTTATGAAGAGAAACGGAGTGGTTATCGTTACAATGGTCAATCAGCATTAGCGGTTAATATTATTCAAAAACCAGATTCTAGTTCCCCAAAGGTGATAGAAAGAGTACGGAAAGAATTAGCAAAAATTGAAGCGCAATATCCAGGGATTGAATTTCAAGAGGCTTATGATAATTCTTTTTTAGTGGAGTTAATAAAAGATAGTACCACGGGAGAATTATTAATTAGTGTTTTGTTGGCAGGGGTTGTTATTTTAGTTTTTTTAGAAGATTTTCGGGCAACAGCTATTGTTATGATTTCTATCCCGATGTCTTTGGGTTTATCAATACTTCCTTTTATTCCTATTTCTATGTCTTTGAATTCTTCTACTTTGGTGGGAATGATGATGGCGATCGGAAAATTAGTGGATGATTCGATTATTGTGATTGACTCAATAGATCGTCATTTAAAGTTAGGAAAAAGTCCTAGAAAAGCAGCTATTGAAGGGACAGGAGAAGTATTTTTAGCCAGTGCAGCAGCAAGTTGTACTATGATTGCAGCTTTATTACCGACGGTTTTAGCTGGTGGTTTAACAGGGTTAATGTTTGTGGGGTTAGTGTATCCGATGGTGTTTGCTTTTATTTCATCTTTGTTAGTTTCTATCACATTAATTCCCCTGTTAGCTGCCTTTTTCTTAAAACCTCTGGGTAAAACTAAAAAGCAAAAAAGAACATGGTTACAATGGTTACTTAGTCCCTTTCATTATGGGTTTGTTGCCCTAGAAAAAAGTTACGGCTGGTTATTAAATCTTAGTTTAAAAAATAGAGAAATTACATTAGCTATAGCCGGGGCATTTATTGTTTTAGCCTTTGCTTTATATCCTTTTATCCCTCAAGAAATGATGCCATTAGGAGACTCAGGACAGTTTATGGCAACTATAGAACTAGAACCTGGGGTGTCTTTTCAAAAAACTGATGAAACAGCAAAACAGTTTGAAACTATTATCTTAGAACAGCCAGAAATTGATAAAGTTTCCTCAGAAATAGGCTTTGAATTTACCCGCAATAGTACCTATTTTAGTGCTTATAGTATGGGTGGGGTTAACGCCGCATCCATGATAGTCACCCTCAAACCTTTGGGGGAACGTCAACGGGATATTTGGCAAGTCATGGATGCAATAGAAACTCAAGCTAACGCAACCATCCCAGGAATACGACGCATTGCCATGAAAGAGATGGGGGTGGATGTCATGGCCACCTCTGCTGCACCGATACAAATTGCTGTTTATGGGGAAGATTTGAACATTTTACACGGTTTAGCCCAACAAGTGTTAAATATTGCCGAAAATAATCCCGATATTGTCATGACGCACACCAGTTCTAGTTTAAACCAACCAGAGTATCAACTAAAAATTGATCGCCGTCGGGCCCAAGAGTTGGGGTTAAGTTTAGCGATGGTGACAGAACAAGCAAAATATGCCTTAAATGGCGGTTATACCCGTAGTTTCTATAATCGTCCTAATTTACGGCAAAATACCATTTTAGTGCGCTACAATCAGCAAAATAGGGGCAATTTTCAAGATTTAGCTTCCACTTACCTCACCACACCCAACGGGGAACAAATACCCTTATCAATGGTTGCAAGGTTAGAACCCAGTCAAGGACCGACGTTAGTGGAGAGGGTTAATGGCCGTCGGGTTGTCTACGTTAATGGCTTCTATCGTAAGCGTAATCCTGCTTCGATGAACTTGTCAATGGCCGTTGCGATGGAAGCAGCAGAAGCGATTACGTTTCCCCCTGGTTATGGGTTAGACTCGATGGGGGATATGACAGATATGATGATCGAATTCGATCGCTTATTAAAGGGTTTAGTGGTTTCTTTAGTCTTAATTTACCTTATTTTAGTGATTCAATTTGGTTCATTTATTCAACCTTTGGTTATGATGTTATCTATTCCCTTAGAATTAGTTGGGGTATTTGGGGCGTTATTATTAGCCAAACAAACCTTATCCACTGTATCAATTTTAGGCATTATTATTTTATCCGGAATTGCTGTATCTTCTGCTATTTTATTATTAGAATTAATCTTAACCAAGCGACAAAAAGGGGTTCCCAGAATGCAAGCGATTCGAGAGTCGGGACCCGTGAGATTAAAAGCCATTTTTATGACCACATTAACTACTATGATTGTAGTCGTCAGATTAGCGTTTTATCCTGAGACGGGAATGGATGCTTATTCCCCTATTGCTACGGTTATTTTAGGGGGGTTAACCGTGTCCACTTTATTAACTTTAATTGTGATTCCTGTGGTTTATACTTTCGTGGATGACTTTATTATGGGAGTGAAAAAATTAACAAAAAAAATGAATAAAATTAAAGCATAA
- a CDS encoding type II toxin-antitoxin system RelE family toxin, translating to MRDYIFLRQAERYLRKMQPNDQVRIFNALDSLIADASTLDIKSLKGRSDFRLRVGKYRILFREDRENQVYVITSIGSRGDVYK from the coding sequence TTGCGTGATTATATTTTTTTAAGACAAGCAGAACGTTATTTACGGAAAATGCAACCTAATGATCAAGTTAGAATTTTTAATGCTTTAGATAGTTTAATTGCTGATGCTTCTACTCTCGATATTAAAAGTTTAAAAGGTCGTTCTGATTTTCGATTACGAGTTGGTAAGTATCGAATCTTATTTAGAGAAGATCGAGAGAATCAAGTCTATGTTATTACCAGTATTGGTTCTCGTGGGGATGTTTATAAATAA
- a CDS encoding cupredoxin domain-containing protein: MKSNQVILTSLLSLGLILGNVQLSQAQMDMTQSDHQFSRIEQPLSLKLLVTLGGLGLIGAEVWWFLFSKSQSKQATTYQGIQEVEITVDGGYSPDRIRVNAGQPVRLNFLRKDPSSCLEKVILPDFHKALDLPMNQVSSLEFTPNQAGDYTFHCGMNMFRGVLEVQDTNSQENHNSQKSESVASV; the protein is encoded by the coding sequence ATGAAATCTAATCAAGTTATTTTGACCAGTTTATTAAGTCTGGGTTTAATCTTAGGAAATGTCCAACTATCTCAAGCCCAAATGGACATGACTCAATCGGATCATCAATTTTCTCGAATTGAACAACCTTTATCTTTGAAATTATTAGTTACTTTAGGAGGATTAGGATTAATTGGGGCTGAAGTTTGGTGGTTTTTATTCAGTAAAAGTCAATCAAAACAAGCAACCACCTATCAAGGAATTCAAGAAGTTGAAATTACAGTTGATGGAGGCTATAGCCCTGACAGAATTAGGGTGAATGCAGGACAACCTGTAAGATTAAATTTTCTACGAAAAGATCCCAGTAGTTGCCTAGAAAAAGTTATTTTACCTGACTTTCATAAAGCCCTTGATTTACCGATGAATCAAGTGAGTTCTCTGGAATTTACCCCAAATCAAGCAGGAGACTATACGTTTCATTGTGGGATGAATATGTTTAGAGGTGTTTTAGAAGTGCAAGACACAAACTCACAAGAAAATCATAATAGTCAAAAATCTGAGTCTGTTGCTTCTGTTTAG
- a CDS encoding Txe/YoeB family addiction module toxin produces the protein MRNIVFDSQAFKQFNQWATENKKLYKKIVQLIDDTLRHPFSGLGKPEPLKHSLKGYWSRRINDEHRLIYKVTETDIIIISCKFHYD, from the coding sequence ATGAGAAATATAGTATTTGATTCCCAGGCTTTTAAGCAGTTTAATCAATGGGCAACAGAAAACAAGAAACTTTATAAAAAGATTGTTCAATTAATTGATGACACCCTACGTCATCCTTTTTCTGGACTCGGAAAACCTGAACCTTTAAAACATTCTCTTAAAGGATATTGGTCAAGACGTATTAATGATGAACACCGTTTAATTTATAAAGTAACAGAGACAGATATCATTATTATTAGCTGTAAATTTCATTATGATTAG
- a CDS encoding efflux RND transporter periplasmic adaptor subunit: MSDTPQHTGQLSHSTEPISLLLEEASFNPFSSTGTLTIGTLVVIGVLVIRNTPLKGLFPGKVLGSLLSKKTLGLGVFMALTGGILVVTNQLKPASSTMDHSGHGEMSHDEMMAVDGSFNPTPVTVEVVKPQLLEAKIQYTGTIEPYQVVTVYPRVAGQLTNYSVYPGDRITSGQTLAQISASELFTQVAEAQAETDTMRTALEVSKIEILEQKNSIKQIEADLGYLKKKLDRFSMLVSEGAITQDDYDVVESEVQSKQAMLSEAKVKIARLEAKVINDQAKVQQAKAKVATASVMSSYTQIEAPVTGIVQERMVDPGMVVQPGMGIVKIGDYSRIRLQANVAQHDATNIRIGTPIIAKIPGTSVTINGQVSSIFPQSNSQTRTVTVEAVVNNPGGELRSGQFVEMELITQRQPNALTVPSSAVVTFEDNPAVWVVNGDTATRKLVTLGMISGDNIQILGGLQPGDAVITTGHHKLIENATVTVINHNQNSLISTKTRMGQTNVSINLVSSPEVKIGDAEFIFEIVDSKNKKPLQIESLDIKATMPMKNMAPMTAKVEVKPESQIGKFKAETFLGMKGEWSISVEIKDKNYQQKKEFNILVK; encoded by the coding sequence ATGAGTGATACCCCTCAACATACGGGTCAACTGTCCCATTCCACAGAACCCATCTCTTTACTCTTAGAAGAAGCATCGTTTAACCCTTTCTCTTCTACTGGAACGCTAACCATCGGAACTCTAGTGGTTATAGGGGTTCTTGTCATTCGGAATACTCCTTTGAAGGGTTTATTTCCTGGAAAGGTCTTAGGCAGTCTCCTCAGTAAGAAAACCCTGGGATTAGGGGTTTTTATGGCGTTGACAGGGGGTATTCTTGTAGTCACCAATCAATTAAAACCAGCATCGTCTACCATGGATCATAGTGGTCATGGTGAAATGTCCCATGATGAAATGATGGCTGTGGATGGTTCGTTTAACCCCACTCCCGTCACCGTAGAAGTGGTTAAACCTCAATTATTAGAAGCTAAGATACAATACACGGGAACCATTGAACCCTATCAAGTCGTTACTGTCTATCCGAGGGTTGCAGGACAATTAACCAATTATTCCGTTTATCCAGGCGATCGCATTACCTCAGGCCAAACTTTAGCCCAAATTAGTGCAAGTGAACTGTTCACCCAAGTGGCCGAAGCGCAAGCAGAAACGGATACGATGAGAACAGCTTTAGAAGTGAGTAAAATTGAGATATTAGAACAAAAAAACAGTATTAAACAAATAGAAGCAGATTTGGGTTATTTAAAGAAGAAATTAGACCGATTTTCTATGTTAGTGTCTGAAGGGGCGATCACACAAGATGACTACGACGTGGTAGAAAGCGAAGTACAATCTAAACAGGCCATGTTATCGGAAGCTAAGGTTAAAATAGCCCGTTTAGAAGCAAAAGTTATCAATGATCAGGCTAAAGTGCAACAAGCTAAGGCTAAGGTGGCGACAGCTTCGGTTATGTCCAGTTACACCCAAATAGAAGCCCCTGTTACTGGTATTGTTCAAGAAAGAATGGTCGATCCAGGGATGGTGGTACAACCAGGGATGGGAATAGTGAAAATTGGTGATTATAGTCGTATTCGGTTGCAAGCAAATGTAGCGCAACACGATGCTACCAATATTCGCATAGGAACCCCCATTATTGCTAAAATTCCTGGAACAAGTGTTACTATCAATGGTCAAGTCAGCAGTATTTTTCCTCAAAGCAACAGTCAAACCCGTACCGTCACCGTCGAAGCCGTGGTTAACAACCCTGGGGGTGAGTTGCGATCGGGCCAGTTTGTGGAAATGGAGTTGATCACCCAACGTCAACCTAATGCTTTAACCGTCCCCTCCTCTGCGGTGGTGACGTTTGAGGATAACCCGGCGGTTTGGGTGGTAAATGGAGACACAGCCACTCGAAAATTAGTTACATTGGGGATGATTAGTGGTGATAATATTCAGATTCTAGGGGGACTCCAACCAGGGGATGCCGTTATTACCACGGGACATCATAAACTAATAGAAAATGCTACGGTAACGGTGATCAATCACAACCAGAATAGTCTAATTTCAACTAAGACTAGAATGGGTCAAACTAACGTTAGTATTAACTTAGTTAGTTCTCCAGAGGTTAAGATAGGTGATGCAGAGTTTATTTTTGAAATTGTTGATAGTAAAAATAAGAAACCTTTACAAATTGAATCCTTAGATATTAAAGCAACAATGCCCATGAAAAATATGGCTCCCATGACGGCAAAAGTTGAGGTTAAACCTGAGTCGCAAATAGGGAAATTTAAAGCAGAAACCTTTTTAGGTATGAAAGGAGAATGGAGTATTTCTGTTGAAATTAAAGATAAAAACTATCAACAAAAAAAAGAATTTAATATCTTAGTTAAATAA